In Microbacterium laevaniformans, a single window of DNA contains:
- the pflB gene encoding formate C-acetyltransferase, whose translation MTTVTPSAQDTQPVAWNGFTAGPWQDVIDVRDFIQRNYTPYLGDASFLTGATARTTRIWSTLSAMFPVEREKGIYDVDAHTPAGITAHGPGYIAKDDELIVGLQTDAPLKRAIMPNGGWRMVEGALETYGYEVDQTLKEIFTSYRKTHNEAVFDVYSPNVRAARSSHVITGLPDAYGRGRIIGDYRRVALYGIDQLIAAKKVDKLGLDTTPFSEEVVRMREEHAEQIRALGELKQMAAAYGFDISGPATTAREAVQWLYFGYLAAVKEQNGAAMSLGRTSTFLDVFIERDLQSGLITETEAQEIIDDFVIKLRIVRFLRTPEYDSLFSGDPTWVTETIGGMGEDGRPLVTKNSFRFLQTLYNLGPAPEPNMTVFWSPELPQGFKDYCARVSIDTSAVQYESDEIIRPAWGDDAAIACCVSPMRVGKQMQFFGARVNLAKTLLYAINGGRDEVTGKQVSPVTAPVGDGPLDFDDVMERFDKTMDWLAETYVEALNCIHWSHDKYAYERIEMALHDKDVLRTMACGIAGLSVAADSLSAIKYATVTPVRDERGIVVDYLTEGEFPSYGNDDDRADQIAVGLVESFMSKIRRHPMYRGALPTQSVLTITSNVVYGKATGNTPDGRRAGEPFAPGANPMNGRDTHGMLASALSVAKIPYAQSQDGISLTNTVVPSGLGRTVGEQVRNLAGLLDAYVGSHGYHMNVNVLNRETLEDAMEHPENYPQLTIRVSGYAVNFVRLTREQQLDVLSRTFHGSM comes from the coding sequence ATGACCACCGTCACCCCCTCCGCACAGGACACGCAGCCCGTCGCCTGGAACGGCTTCACCGCCGGCCCGTGGCAGGACGTGATCGATGTGCGCGACTTCATTCAGCGCAACTACACGCCGTACCTCGGCGACGCCTCGTTCCTGACCGGCGCCACGGCCCGCACCACGCGGATCTGGAGCACGCTGTCGGCGATGTTCCCGGTCGAGCGCGAGAAGGGCATCTACGACGTCGACGCGCACACGCCCGCCGGCATCACCGCCCACGGCCCCGGGTACATCGCGAAGGACGACGAGCTCATCGTCGGCCTGCAGACCGACGCGCCGCTGAAGCGCGCGATCATGCCCAACGGCGGCTGGCGCATGGTCGAGGGCGCGCTCGAGACCTACGGCTACGAGGTCGACCAGACCCTCAAGGAGATCTTCACGAGCTACCGCAAGACGCACAACGAGGCCGTCTTCGACGTGTACTCGCCGAACGTCCGCGCCGCGCGCAGCTCGCACGTCATCACCGGACTCCCGGACGCCTACGGCCGCGGCCGCATCATCGGCGACTACCGCCGCGTCGCGCTGTACGGAATCGACCAGCTGATCGCCGCCAAGAAGGTCGACAAGCTCGGTCTGGACACCACGCCGTTCTCGGAAGAGGTCGTCCGCATGCGCGAGGAGCACGCGGAACAGATCCGCGCGCTCGGCGAACTGAAGCAGATGGCAGCGGCGTACGGCTTCGACATCTCCGGGCCGGCGACCACCGCGCGGGAAGCGGTGCAGTGGCTGTACTTCGGCTACCTCGCCGCCGTGAAGGAGCAGAACGGCGCCGCGATGTCGCTCGGACGCACCTCGACGTTCCTCGACGTCTTCATCGAGCGGGACCTGCAGTCGGGCTTGATCACCGAGACCGAGGCGCAGGAGATCATCGACGACTTCGTCATCAAGCTGCGCATCGTCCGCTTCCTGCGCACCCCCGAGTACGACAGCCTGTTCTCCGGCGACCCGACCTGGGTCACCGAGACGATCGGCGGCATGGGCGAGGACGGTCGCCCCCTCGTGACGAAGAACTCCTTCCGGTTCCTGCAGACCCTGTACAACCTGGGTCCGGCGCCCGAGCCGAACATGACCGTGTTCTGGAGCCCCGAGCTGCCGCAGGGGTTCAAGGACTACTGCGCACGGGTGTCCATCGACACGTCGGCGGTGCAGTACGAGTCGGACGAGATCATCCGCCCCGCCTGGGGCGATGACGCCGCGATCGCCTGCTGCGTGAGCCCCATGCGCGTCGGCAAGCAGATGCAGTTCTTCGGTGCGCGCGTGAACCTCGCCAAGACGCTGCTCTACGCGATCAACGGAGGCCGCGACGAGGTCACCGGCAAGCAGGTCTCGCCGGTGACGGCACCCGTCGGCGACGGACCGCTGGACTTCGACGACGTCATGGAACGCTTCGACAAGACGATGGACTGGCTGGCCGAGACCTATGTCGAGGCCCTCAACTGCATCCACTGGTCGCACGACAAGTACGCGTACGAGCGCATCGAGATGGCCCTGCACGACAAGGACGTGCTGCGCACGATGGCCTGCGGAATCGCGGGGCTCTCGGTGGCGGCGGATTCGCTGTCGGCCATCAAGTACGCCACCGTGACCCCGGTGCGCGACGAACGCGGCATCGTGGTGGACTACCTCACCGAGGGCGAGTTCCCGAGCTACGGCAACGACGACGACCGCGCCGACCAGATCGCCGTCGGCTTGGTGGAGAGCTTCATGTCGAAGATCCGCCGTCACCCGATGTACCGGGGCGCCCTGCCCACGCAGTCGGTGCTCACGATCACCTCGAACGTCGTCTACGGCAAGGCGACGGGCAACACGCCCGACGGTCGCCGCGCCGGCGAGCCGTTCGCCCCGGGTGCCAACCCCATGAACGGTCGTGACACGCACGGCATGCTCGCCTCGGCGCTGTCGGTCGCCAAGATCCCCTACGCCCAATCGCAGGACGGCATCTCGCTGACCAACACCGTCGTCCCCAGCGGCCTCGGGCGCACCGTCGGGGAGCAGGTGCGCAACCTCGCCGGTCTGCTCGACGCCTACGTGGGCTCACACGGCTATCACATGAACGTCAACGTGCTGAACCGCGAGACGCTCGAAGATGCCATGGAGCACCCGGAGAACTACCCGCAGCTGACCATCCGGGTCTCCGGCTACGCCGTGAACTTCGTCCGCCTCACACGCGAGCAGCAGCTCGACGTCCTGTCGCGTACGTTCCACGGCTCCATGTGA
- a CDS encoding Mur ligase family protein, producing MTLATDDLRLGDLFVALPGRNHHGAQFVGAAVAAGAAAVITDRAGAELSADAGVPIAVVDDPRGILGEISAWIYGTEQNVPIMLGVTGTNDKTSVAHLLKAILEAPEFHALLAHMRERGVEAVADEVSAQALARHRVDGIVFDVAGFTNLTHDHLDDFGDMGTYLRAKLPLFTPERSRRAVVSLDSEYGVEVVAAARVPTTTIITPALAVEPVAADWTVDIVAERQHGTTFAPHGPDGQLLTTTVPVIGPHMASNAALAIVMLREAGYAWERLAAALDGRRIEAAVPGRTQRVSGESGPAVYVDFGHSPDAFEKTLAAVRRITPGRVRMLFGADGDRDTTKRFDMGRTAALGSDILIITDHHPRHENPDDIRAELLTGARAAVSATEILEISPPERAIVEAISRVGDGDAILWAGPGHQDYRDIRGARVPYSARELARRALAAAGWAPPAPSWVVPSTRGIPRRTPIRRAPPETSDTRNPATPLVD from the coding sequence GTGACGCTGGCAACGGACGACCTGCGTCTCGGCGATCTGTTCGTCGCGCTCCCCGGCCGCAACCATCACGGTGCGCAGTTCGTGGGGGCTGCCGTCGCGGCGGGGGCGGCAGCCGTCATCACCGACCGCGCGGGTGCGGAGCTGTCAGCCGACGCCGGCGTGCCGATCGCCGTGGTGGACGATCCGCGCGGCATCCTCGGCGAGATCTCGGCCTGGATCTACGGCACGGAGCAGAACGTGCCGATCATGCTCGGCGTCACGGGAACGAACGACAAGACGAGCGTCGCACATCTCCTCAAGGCGATTCTGGAGGCGCCCGAGTTCCACGCTCTGCTCGCGCACATGCGCGAGCGCGGAGTGGAGGCGGTGGCCGACGAAGTCAGCGCGCAGGCACTGGCACGTCACCGCGTCGACGGGATCGTCTTCGATGTCGCGGGCTTCACCAACCTCACGCACGACCATCTCGACGACTTCGGCGACATGGGCACCTACCTCCGCGCGAAGCTGCCGCTGTTCACCCCCGAACGCAGTCGTCGGGCGGTGGTGAGCCTCGACTCCGAATACGGCGTCGAGGTCGTCGCGGCAGCGAGGGTTCCCACCACGACGATCATCACCCCGGCCCTGGCCGTGGAGCCGGTCGCGGCGGATTGGACCGTGGACATCGTCGCCGAGCGACAACACGGCACCACTTTCGCTCCTCACGGCCCCGATGGGCAGTTGCTGACGACCACTGTTCCGGTGATCGGCCCGCACATGGCCTCCAACGCGGCGCTCGCCATCGTGATGCTCCGAGAGGCGGGCTACGCGTGGGAGCGGCTGGCCGCGGCCCTCGACGGCCGCCGGATCGAGGCGGCTGTCCCGGGGCGGACACAGCGCGTGTCCGGAGAGAGCGGCCCGGCGGTCTACGTCGACTTCGGCCACTCCCCCGACGCGTTCGAGAAGACACTCGCCGCCGTGCGGCGCATCACCCCGGGACGCGTTCGGATGCTGTTCGGCGCCGACGGCGACCGCGACACGACCAAGAGATTCGATATGGGACGCACTGCCGCGCTCGGCAGCGACATCCTCATCATCACCGATCACCATCCGCGACACGAGAACCCCGACGACATCCGCGCCGAACTGCTCACCGGCGCTCGCGCCGCCGTGTCGGCCACCGAGATCCTCGAGATCTCGCCGCCGGAACGGGCGATCGTCGAGGCGATCTCGCGCGTCGGCGACGGCGACGCGATTCTCTGGGCGGGCCCCGGCCACCAGGACTATCGCGACATCCGAGGCGCTCGTGTGCCGTACTCGGCGCGAGAGCTCGCACGCCGAGCCCTCGCCGCAGCCGGATGGGCCCCGCCGGCACCGTCGTGGGTGGTGCCCTCTACCCGCGGGATTCCACGCCGGACTCCGATCCGACGCGCCCCGCCTGAGACCAGCGACACCCGCAACCCCGCGACGCCCCTTGTGGACTGA
- a CDS encoding YcnI family copper-binding membrane protein encodes MTVTPDSRRRARTIAGILAGAALVLAPPLAASAHVHVTPDASDAGSTTRLAFSFSHGCEDSPTTAVKITIPQGIDGVKPVLDGAWKITRELNTDGIPSSVTFTAITPVDSGVAASVALDVIFSSSAANTSVAFPVLQTCETGSTDWSEVAAEGQSEDDLKAPAPVVAVGAVSTGSGDHGHASTTDGDADAHAATTAAAASDADPVARWLSGGALAAAIAALVVALVRRRRA; translated from the coding sequence ATGACTGTCACCCCTGACTCCCGCCGCCGCGCACGCACGATCGCCGGCATCCTCGCCGGCGCCGCCCTCGTGCTTGCGCCCCCCCTCGCCGCATCGGCTCACGTGCACGTCACGCCGGACGCGTCGGATGCCGGGTCGACCACACGCCTCGCGTTCTCGTTCAGCCACGGCTGCGAGGACTCGCCCACCACCGCAGTGAAGATCACCATCCCCCAGGGCATCGACGGCGTGAAGCCGGTGCTCGACGGCGCATGGAAGATCACCCGCGAGCTGAACACGGATGGCATCCCGTCCTCCGTCACGTTCACGGCGATCACGCCGGTCGACTCCGGCGTAGCGGCCTCGGTCGCGCTCGATGTGATCTTCTCGTCGAGCGCCGCGAACACCTCGGTGGCCTTCCCCGTCCTGCAGACGTGCGAAACCGGGTCGACCGACTGGTCGGAGGTCGCCGCCGAGGGGCAGAGCGAAGACGATCTGAAAGCGCCTGCCCCCGTCGTCGCGGTCGGTGCCGTGTCGACCGGCTCTGGCGACCACGGGCATGCGTCGACGACCGACGGCGATGCAGATGCGCACGCCGCCACGACCGCCGCGGCGGCGTCGGATGCCGACCCGGTCGCACGCTGGTTGAGCGGTGGCGCCCTCGCCGCCGCGATCGCAGCGCTCGTCGTCGCGCTGGTGCGTCGACGCCGCGCCTGA